One Catharus ustulatus isolate bCatUst1 chromosome 2, bCatUst1.pri.v2, whole genome shotgun sequence genomic window carries:
- the LOC116992295 gene encoding trefoil factor 1-like, with amino-acid sequence MDLKVVCALSISLIIALSTLAEGVAPPTKCQCKMVPRERTNCGYPGISASECKKIGCCFNASVPSVPWCYSPKPKKVKKVCPTDPHHRINCGHPGIKPWECTRKGCCFRAHPAGVPWCFYHRNVEEAC; translated from the exons ATGGATCTGAAGGTGGTCTGTGCACTCTCCATCTCCCTCATCATAGCCCTCAGCACCCTGGCAGAGGGAGTTGCACCTCCAA CAAAATGCCAGTGTAAAATGGTTCCCAGGGAGAGGACAAACTGTGGCTACCCGGGGATCTCAGCATCAGAGTGCAAGAAAATTGGGTGCTGCTTCAACGCTTCAGTCCCCAGCGTCCCCTGGTGCTACAGTCCTAAACCAAAGAAAG TGAAGAAAGTGTGTCCCACCGACCCCCACCACAGGATAAACTGTGGCCACCCTGGCATCAAGCCCTGGGAGTGCACAAGGAAGGGCTGCTGCTTCAGGGCACACCCTGCTGGGGTCCCCTGGTGCTTCTACCACCGCAACGTGGAGGAAG CTTGTTAA